Proteins encoded together in one Simkaniaceae bacterium window:
- a CDS encoding RNA methyltransferase — MHTPFISSLQHPIVKHLYKLKNDRDYRREFGYLVMTGDRVIHELNKYFKIKTLLIKKGTESQYQNLAASSIYSVTEEILKKIAGTIAPQNVLAEIKMPSLHSQIKYEPLLILDGVSDPGNTGTLLRSALAFDFKQVAFMPHSCDPYNEKALRSARGATFFLDLIEMNQDKIIDQLKELDLPLYRADINGQYLDQLALSTQPCALILGHESHGVSNTFCKNSKTMTIRMNTLVDSLNVGVAGSVLMYEISQAMRQ; from the coding sequence ATGCATACACCATTCATTTCCAGTCTGCAACATCCAATTGTTAAACATTTATACAAACTCAAAAATGACCGCGACTACCGCAGAGAATTTGGCTATCTCGTGATGACCGGGGATCGTGTTATTCATGAGTTAAATAAATATTTTAAAATCAAAACACTGCTCATTAAAAAAGGGACTGAATCTCAATATCAAAATTTGGCCGCTTCCTCGATATACAGTGTGACAGAAGAAATTCTGAAAAAAATTGCCGGAACGATTGCCCCCCAAAATGTACTTGCTGAAATCAAAATGCCCTCCTTGCATTCTCAAATTAAATACGAACCCCTCCTCATTTTAGATGGGGTCAGTGATCCCGGAAATACGGGAACTTTGCTTCGATCTGCGTTGGCTTTTGATTTTAAACAGGTGGCCTTTATGCCACACTCTTGTGACCCCTACAACGAAAAGGCCTTAAGAAGCGCGCGAGGTGCGACATTTTTTCTTGATTTGATTGAAATGAATCAAGACAAAATCATCGATCAACTTAAAGAGCTCGATCTTCCCTTATACCGAGCAGATATTAATGGCCAATATTTAGATCAACTTGCATTATCAACACAACCTTGCGCGCTCATATTAGGTCACGAATCTCACGGAGTTTCTAATACTTTTTGTAAAAATTCAAAGACAATGACCATTCGAATGAATACTCTAGTTGATTCTCTCAATGTTGGCGTTGCAGGAAGCGTATTAATGTATGAAATATCACAAGCGATGAGACAATGA
- the rsgA gene encoding ribosome small subunit-dependent GTPase A, whose product MMNDTDDFLDFEEAYHSKDKKHSRKERNIAKQKDRSKYKKTDQDKKPSRDDTLKNDEHLGRVLQVLPEHSALIESDHISYTCSFKGSMRFEKNAMRNIIAVGDLVHFIKESQTDGLITHVRTRHSILTRIESKQTQRQQILAANVDQVLITVSVIQPRLKPHLIDRYIIACKSGNMVPIILLNKVDLLIDPPSSISDKEVTESQELFEEIEELYSRLGYLTLPISAVSGRGLHELKTIMHNKISVFSGQSGVGKTTLINAISGKDFKTSDVMIHSQKGMHTTTSALLFAIEPNTYCVDTPGIKSFGMGIIPQEVLRSYFEEITAYSENCKFASCTHIHEPSCAVKEAVETGEISHLRYLSYCNLLSEG is encoded by the coding sequence ATGATGAACGACACCGATGATTTCCTCGATTTTGAAGAAGCCTATCATTCAAAGGACAAAAAACATTCGAGAAAAGAGCGCAATATAGCAAAACAAAAAGATCGCTCAAAATATAAAAAAACAGATCAAGATAAAAAACCATCTCGAGATGACACATTGAAAAATGATGAACATCTCGGGCGTGTTTTACAAGTCTTACCGGAACATAGTGCTCTTATTGAATCCGATCACATATCCTATACCTGCTCTTTTAAAGGCTCAATGCGTTTTGAGAAAAATGCAATGCGCAATATCATTGCTGTCGGTGATTTAGTTCATTTTATCAAAGAATCCCAAACCGATGGATTAATCACTCACGTCCGCACACGACATTCCATCCTCACACGTATCGAATCTAAACAAACTCAACGGCAACAAATTTTAGCTGCTAATGTTGATCAAGTATTAATTACCGTTTCTGTCATCCAACCTAGACTAAAACCTCATCTCATTGATCGTTATATTATTGCTTGTAAATCGGGAAATATGGTCCCCATTATTTTATTAAATAAAGTTGATCTATTAATAGATCCCCCCTCTTCTATTTCTGACAAAGAAGTGACTGAATCGCAAGAGCTTTTTGAAGAAATCGAAGAACTCTACAGCCGTTTAGGGTATTTGACATTGCCCATTAGTGCCGTGAGCGGGAGAGGTCTCCACGAATTAAAGACGATCATGCATAACAAAATATCTGTCTTCTCAGGTCAATCCGGAGTCGGTAAAACAACCTTAATTAATGCCATTTCCGGAAAAGATTTTAAAACAAGCGATGTGATGATTCATAGCCAAAAGGGAATGCACACAACAACCTCTGCCTTATTATTTGCGATTGAGCCCAACACATATTGTGTCGATACCCCGGGGATCAAAAGTTTTGGAATGGGGATAATCCCACAGGAAGTTCTGCGCTCGTATTTTGAAGAAATTACCGCCTATAGTGAGAATTGTAAATTTGCCAGTTGTACCCACATTCATGAACCATCTTGCGCGGTTAAGGAAGCGGTAGAAACAGGAGAAATATCCCATTTGCGTTATCTCTCCTATTGCAATCTCCTTTCTGAAGGCTAA